One Vitis riparia cultivar Riparia Gloire de Montpellier isolate 1030 chromosome 4, EGFV_Vit.rip_1.0, whole genome shotgun sequence genomic window carries:
- the LOC117913667 gene encoding uncharacterized protein LOC117913667: MHRLAVKSNLVDSGSETTKLGLGDNELPLCPKPRRLGSATSEILKPLRCNKHSQPNMDGRSGVVSMITEKTMCCGCLASDYSGSPPGRTHNPLVHDVQFMHQMEILSSLTRSNQAL, encoded by the exons ATGCATCGTTTGGCAGTGAAAAGCAATCTTGTTGATTCTGGGTCTGAAACAACCAAGCTTGGGTTGGGAGACAATGAGCTTCCCCTCTGCCCCAAGCCTCGTCGTCTTGGATCCGCCACATCTGAAATACTCAAGCCCCTCAGATGTAACAAACACAG CCAACCAAACATGGATGGAAGAAGCGGAGTCGTCAGCATGATCACCGAAAAG ACAATGTGCTGTGGGTGCTTAGCATCGGATTATTCAGGGTCTCCACCAGGCCGAACCCATAACCCCTTGGTTCACGACGTGCAGTTCATGCATCAGATGGAGATTCTATCGTCATTGACCCGATCGAACCAAGCTCTCTGA